The Verrucomicrobiia bacterium DNA window TCCCACGACATGATGCCATCGCCCTCGCGCCACGACGCCGGGGGCCGTGCGGTGCACGACGGCCTCGTCGGGGCCCACGCCATTCCCGAGGAACCAGCCCACATACCCGCCGCTGCCCAGACCCAGGGCAAATCCGGCGTCACTGGACTTGTCCTCCTGCGTCACCAGCCCCTGGAGTCGCTCCAGGGACCAGGGGCGGACCCAGCATTCGATCGTCAGGGCTTTCCGGGACCCGCGAATCCCGCGCGGCACGTGGACATGGCTGCCCGGGTGAATCGGCTGCCGGCCCGCGGGAAACGTTCCGGCGTCGTGGATCACCAGATCGCCGGCCGGGTCATCCACCTCAATTCCCAGGCGGACCAGCTCCAGCCGATAGGGCACATCCGAACTCACGGCGAACCAAATCCGGCTTCCCGCGGTGACACTGTGTGCCTCCGCGTAGCCGTGGACGCCCGCAACCCACCCGGGGGCAGCATTCACCCCGAAGCCGCGTTCGACGTCATCAGTCGCAAGGACAGGCAACCCGCCAAGGGACGCCGCGCCCAAGGCGGCCGACCTGAGAAAATCTCGGCGTGAGGCGTGCCAGCCGGAATCGGAACGGGAGTGCATGGGGAAAGACTGACGCACCGCGGCCGTTGAGACCACTCCGGACACAGGTGCCCGCCCCACGAAATCCGGGCGCAGTTGTCAGCCAGGCCTGTGGGCACCCAAACGCTCACGCGGCGCAGTATTTCTCAAGAATCGGACCCAACCGCCGCACCGTCGCCGCGGGCCAATGGGCGCGGTCCGTCAGGATGGCGTTCTTGAGCGCCTCGTGACACGGCCAGCCCGGCGCTTCTGGAATCAGGGGCAGTGTCTTCTGCAGGATCGTCTGGGCGGCGGCGGCGTTGCGATGGAGGTTTTCGATGACGAGGTCCACAGTCACATGCGCCTCGTCCTCCTTCCAGCAGTCGTAGTCGGTGACCATCGCCATCGTGGCGTAGGCGATTTCCGCCTCACGGGCGCACTTGGCCTCGCCCAGATTGGTCATGCCGACCACGTCAAAGCCAAGGCGGTGATTGAGCATGGACTCGGCACGCGTGCTGAAGGCGGGTCCCTCCATGTTCACGTAGGTGCCGCCATCGTGGATCCGCACGCCACACCCCTTCGACGCCCGCAGCAGCAACCGGCGAAGCTCCTCACACACCGGATGGGCAAAGGCCACATGGGCCACAATACCGTTGCCAAAGAAGGTGTGGTCCGCAGCGCGTTTGGTCCGGTCAAAGAACTGGTCCACAAGCACGACGTCGCGGGGACGATACCGCGCCTGCAACGATCCGACGGCACTCACACTGAGTACCCAAGCCACGCCCAGCGACTTCAATGCCCAGAGATTGGCCCGGTGGTTCAACTCCCCGGGAAGCAGACGATGCCCCCGGCCGTGGCGGGGCAGGAAGACGACTTCCCGTCCGCACAACTCCCCGGTCAGCAGGGCATCGGAAGGCGGACCAAAAGGCGTCCGGACGCGCCGCCAGCGCTGACGCTCGAACCCGTCAATCTGGTACAGGCCGGATCCGCCGATGATGCCAATGCGGTGAGTGACCATGAGGCTCAGGACAGCCGGGATGCCTTCAACGCGAGAGGAATCCCTTGGGGCGGATTGGATTGGGCGGCGGGAACGGCAGGGTGTCCGGGGTGACCTTGACGTCGGTGGTCACCTTGAGCGGTGCCGCCGCGCCCACATCGTAGGTCAACTCCGCGAAATACGCCGTCCAGCCGCCCTCCGGCCGTGGCACGCGGGCACGAAACACGCCGGGGGCGTCCGACTCCATGGGCACCGACTGGAAGACGGGGCCGGCGACCTCCATGCGGAAGTCGCGAACGGACGGATTGTGGGCACGCCACAGGACGACCTGTTCGGGGCGGTCCTCGGTCGTGACCGTGAGCACACCGCCATCACTGTGGGTCCATTCAAATCTTGGAAACGGCCGGCGATTGGCGATCACGAACTGCCACGCAAGCAGGGTTTCGTAGGCATCGGTGTTGCGCAGGGAATGGTCCGCATTCGGCACGTAGCGGAGGTATTTCACCCCGGGAAGCCGATCGAAATAGAACTGCGAGGAGTCCGGCAGGAAGAATTGGTCTCCCGTCGCATTGATGAGGAGCTTGGGCAGGTCGAGCCGCTCCAGATAGGCAAACGGGTCCTCAATCCGGTTCAACTGCTCGATCTCGGGCGTGCCCAGCCAGTCCATGATCCGGTGCTGTTCCGCATAATTCCCGACCGCGGGAGCATAGAACCCGTAGGCCTGATAATGATGGAGCATGGACGGCTCGACATTGAGCACATCAATGACAATCGGACAGATGGCCACCACGCGGTCATCCACGATTGCCGTCGTCCACGTCGTCCAACCGCGCTTCGAACCGCCGGCCACGACGAAGCGGTCCACCGTGACCTTGCCGCCGTCCTCGGACGCGAGGAACTCGGTCACCGCATCCATGGCGCGGACTGCCGCCTTGGTCATCGGCAGCCGTGCCGGCCAGAGCGCGTCACCGGTGCGCAGGAACCGGTCCCAGGTCCAGGCAATGAAATCGTCCTCCACCCGCTCGACCCCGTCGTTGTCGAGCACCAGCGGTTGGTTGGGCACCATGCGCAGCTCCGCGACCACGCACCGGGTGTCCTTGGCGATCCGGATCAACTCGCGACCCGGTGCCGGCGGACGGGTGCCGCGGTTGTTGCCCCCGGAAATGAACAGCAGGCCCGTGGTGTGGGCCAGGTCGTCGGGCTTGACCACCAGGAGCCAGTGCTTCCACGTCGGGCGATCCACCTCGGCCGCGGACCGCCAGGTCTGCGAGGTCAGTTCCAGGGCGTACCCCGTGGCGCTCTCGTCCCGCATCGAAATCACCCGGGTCCAGCCATAGGTCGCGTCGGGCGCCGCCACGTAGCGGTCCAGCGCGGTCTGGCGCTCCGGAGGCACCGCGCGAGGACCGGCATGCAGAGCGGATCCCGCAAGCAATGCCAGAGAAACGAAACCCATCAGGAAGGGCAGGGACGGACGGCGCAACGGCATGACCGGGGAAGATTGGCGGGCCGTCCGCGCCCGGCGCGAGCGAAAAGGCCCGGGCACCGGTCCCGGAAACCCGGCCGGCGCCGCGATCCATCTGCAGCGTCCGGTCACTTGCAGTTTGTGAAACGGATCCCACCCCGGATAGCCTGCCGGCATGCACTCCAAATCCGGCAGCAGGGGGACGGGCCACCGCGGGTGGTGGGTGACGCTGATCACCCTCGGG harbors:
- the mtnP gene encoding S-methyl-5'-thioadenosine phosphorylase, whose translation is MVTHRIGIIGGSGLYQIDGFERQRWRRVRTPFGPPSDALLTGELCGREVVFLPRHGRGHRLLPGELNHRANLWALKSLGVAWVLSVSAVGSLQARYRPRDVVLVDQFFDRTKRAADHTFFGNGIVAHVAFAHPVCEELRRLLLRASKGCGVRIHDGGTYVNMEGPAFSTRAESMLNHRLGFDVVGMTNLGEAKCAREAEIAYATMAMVTDYDCWKEDEAHVTVDLVIENLHRNAAAAQTILQKTLPLIPEAPGWPCHEALKNAILTDRAHWPAATVRRLGPILEKYCAA
- a CDS encoding PhoPQ-activated pathogenicity-related family protein; translated protein: MPLRRPSLPFLMGFVSLALLAGSALHAGPRAVPPERQTALDRYVAAPDATYGWTRVISMRDESATGYALELTSQTWRSAAEVDRPTWKHWLLVVKPDDLAHTTGLLFISGGNNRGTRPPAPGRELIRIAKDTRCVVAELRMVPNQPLVLDNDGVERVEDDFIAWTWDRFLRTGDALWPARLPMTKAAVRAMDAVTEFLASEDGGKVTVDRFVVAGGSKRGWTTWTTAIVDDRVVAICPIVIDVLNVEPSMLHHYQAYGFYAPAVGNYAEQHRIMDWLGTPEIEQLNRIEDPFAYLERLDLPKLLINATGDQFFLPDSSQFYFDRLPGVKYLRYVPNADHSLRNTDAYETLLAWQFVIANRRPFPRFEWTHSDGGVLTVTTEDRPEQVVLWRAHNPSVRDFRMEVAGPVFQSVPMESDAPGVFRARVPRPEGGWTAYFAELTYDVGAAAPLKVTTDVKVTPDTLPFPPPNPIRPKGFLSR